From the genome of Thermodesulfobacteriota bacterium, one region includes:
- the waaF gene encoding lipopolysaccharide heptosyltransferase II — MQLRQDKDIKNILVRSTNWIGDAIMTTPAIQAIRQNFPAAKISILAKPWVKDVFAANPCIDHIIGYDSMHSHKGLRGQVRLAKELAEKGFDLAILLQNAFEAAWLAYLARIPRRAGYNTDARSLLLTHGVPLKKKTKKIHQVYYYLRMLEGLGLEVEQKPQLFLKPAPDDMAWAQKALLDAGVKNETHMSHGNTKNNETNPPSPPFTKGGDTLSPPLEKGDTGGFSDDNKLIGINPGASYGPAKRWLPERFVELAGMLTRQADARVVIFGTNADRKVGEGALAAASGRVINMAGKTTLGQAMALMACCRVFITNDSGLMHVAAAQHIPLVAIFGSTNPVTTGPFSDRAVIVRKDIDCSPCLKTVCPADFRCMKEITTEEVYEATLSLLTNFDDFAKSKIYRGARRER; from the coding sequence ATGCAGCTAAGGCAAGACAAAGACATTAAGAATATCCTTGTCCGATCCACCAACTGGATCGGCGACGCCATAATGACCACCCCGGCCATTCAGGCCATCCGGCAGAATTTCCCCGCTGCGAAGATAAGCATCCTGGCCAAGCCCTGGGTCAAAGATGTCTTTGCCGCCAATCCCTGTATTGATCACATTATTGGCTATGACAGCATGCATAGCCACAAGGGTTTGCGTGGGCAGGTACGTCTGGCCAAGGAATTGGCTGAAAAAGGCTTTGACCTGGCTATTTTACTGCAAAACGCCTTTGAGGCGGCCTGGCTGGCCTATCTGGCGCGCATCCCCAGACGTGCCGGTTATAATACGGATGCAAGGAGTCTTCTCCTGACACATGGCGTCCCCCTGAAAAAAAAGACAAAGAAGATACATCAGGTCTATTACTACTTACGTATGCTGGAAGGTCTGGGCCTGGAGGTGGAGCAAAAGCCGCAGCTCTTTTTAAAACCAGCGCCTGATGATATGGCCTGGGCACAGAAGGCGCTCCTCGATGCGGGTGTGAAAAATGAAACACACATGTCGCATGGCAACACAAAGAACAATGAAACTAATCCCCCCTCCCCCCCCTTTACTAAGGGGGGAGATACGTTAAGTCCCCCTTTGGAAAAGGGGGATACAGGGGGATTTTCAGATGATAATAAACTGATCGGCATCAATCCCGGAGCATCCTATGGCCCGGCCAAAAGGTGGCTGCCGGAACGTTTTGTAGAATTGGCCGGGATGCTTACAAGACAGGCGGATGCCAGGGTAGTCATTTTCGGGACTAATGCGGATAGAAAAGTAGGGGAGGGGGCCTTAGCCGCGGCATCGGGGCGCGTGATCAATATGGCCGGGAAGACCACCCTGGGCCAGGCCATGGCCTTGATGGCCTGTTGCCGGGTCTTCATTACCAACGATTCAGGCCTGATGCACGTAGCCGCAGCCCAGCATATTCCCCTGGTGGCCATCTTCGGCTCTACCAATCCGGTGACTACCGGGCCATTTTCAGACCGGGCCGTGATCGTGCGTAAGGATATAGATTGCAGCCCTTGCCTGAAAACGGTCTGTCCGGCAGACTTTCGCTGCATGAAGGAAATTACAACGGAGGAGGTCTATGAGGCCACGCTATCCTTATTGACCAATTTTGATGATTTCGCAAAAAGTAAAATTTACCGCGGTGCTCGCCGAGAACGCTGA
- a CDS encoding HAD family hydrolase, producing MNIGVFLDRDGTINEEMGYINHLLRFHILPHAAEAIRLLNNSGLKVVVATNQSGPARGYFPEELIGAVNDKMIDILKEQDARLDGIYYCPHHREAVVPSYRVACDCRKPRAGLLKKAAQELAIDLSKSYVVGDRFLDIELAHNAGAKGILVLTGYGRGELMYQGDSSPIRPDFVAEDLYEAARWILQDISSHRKDAKKDLK from the coding sequence TTGAATATTGGTGTCTTTCTGGATCGGGACGGGACTATTAATGAAGAGATGGGATATATTAATCACCTTTTGCGGTTTCATATCCTCCCGCATGCGGCTGAGGCCATAAGGCTCTTAAACAATAGCGGATTAAAGGTAGTTGTGGCTACCAATCAGTCCGGCCCGGCCCGGGGATATTTCCCGGAGGAGTTGATCGGCGCGGTAAATGACAAGATGATAGATATCCTGAAAGAACAGGATGCGCGCCTCGATGGGATTTATTACTGCCCGCATCACCGCGAGGCCGTTGTTCCTTCTTACCGGGTGGCCTGCGATTGTCGCAAGCCCAGAGCCGGCCTGTTAAAAAAAGCGGCTCAAGAGTTGGCTATTGATCTCTCGAAATCTTATGTGGTGGGCGACCGCTTTCTGGACATCGAGCTTGCCCATAATGCCGGGGCCAAAGGCATCCTGGTACTGACCGGTTACGGCAGAGGGGAGTTGATGTATCAGGGCGACTCAAGTCCTATAAGGCCGGATTTTGTGGCCGAAGACCTTTATGAAGCAGCCCGGTGGATACTCCAGGACATATCATCTCACCGCAAAGACGCAAAGAAGGACCTGAAGTGA